A window from Actinomycetospora corticicola encodes these proteins:
- the tkt gene encoding transketolase, giving the protein MEALTTPHRPDDWSDLDQRAVDTVRVLAADAVQKVGNGHPGTAMSLAPLAYTLFQHTMTHDPADANWPGRDRFVLSAGHSSLTLYIQLFLSGYGLEMGDLEALRTWNSRTPGHPEHGHTTGVEITTGPLGQGLASSVGMAMAARRERGLWDPEAAPGESPFDHFVYVIASDGDIEEGVTAEASSIAGRQQLGNLVVFYDDNHISIEDDTSVALSEDVVARYEAYGWHTQVVRGGENVVGIREAIENAKAETGRPSFIALRTVIGYPAPEKMNTGAAHGAALGDDEVAEVKKILGFDPEKSFQIEDEVLAHARQVKDRGHQAHEAWTKKFDDWAQANPERRELFDRMAKRELPAGWADKLPTWTTDDKPLATRKALQKILGAVGPELPELWGGSADLAESNNTTIPDSPSFGPSSVETNNWGRMNEYGRVLHFGVREHAMGSILNGIALHGGTRVFGGTFLIFSDYMRPPVRLAALMNLNTTYIWTHDSIGLGEDGPTHQPIEQLASLRAIPRMSVVRPADPNETAYAFRAVLDNPTGPAGLALTRQNLPVLEGTSAEGVARGGYVLEDASGDPQVILVATGSEVQLAVEARKTLEADGVPTRVVSMPCLDWFENQDADYQESVIPAAVTARVSVEAGVAQPWYRLLGTTGEPVSIEHFGASADYETLFEKFGFTAEAVVDAARRTIARASK; this is encoded by the coding sequence ATCGAAGCCCTCACCACCCCGCACCGTCCCGACGACTGGTCCGACCTCGACCAGCGCGCGGTCGACACGGTCCGCGTGCTCGCCGCCGACGCGGTGCAGAAGGTCGGGAACGGTCACCCGGGCACCGCGATGTCCCTGGCGCCGCTGGCCTACACGCTGTTCCAGCACACGATGACGCATGACCCGGCCGACGCGAACTGGCCGGGTCGCGACCGCTTCGTGCTCTCCGCCGGGCACTCCAGCCTGACCCTGTACATCCAGCTGTTCCTCTCCGGCTACGGCCTGGAGATGGGCGACCTCGAGGCGCTGCGCACCTGGAACTCGAGGACTCCGGGCCACCCCGAGCACGGCCACACGACCGGGGTCGAGATCACCACCGGCCCGCTCGGCCAGGGTCTGGCCTCGAGCGTCGGCATGGCGATGGCGGCCCGCCGCGAGCGTGGTCTCTGGGACCCCGAGGCGGCACCGGGCGAGAGCCCGTTCGACCACTTCGTCTACGTCATCGCCTCCGACGGTGACATCGAGGAGGGCGTCACCGCCGAGGCCAGCTCGATCGCCGGCCGCCAGCAGCTGGGCAACCTCGTCGTCTTCTACGACGACAACCACATCTCGATCGAGGACGACACCTCGGTGGCGCTCTCCGAGGACGTGGTGGCCCGCTACGAGGCCTACGGCTGGCACACCCAGGTGGTGCGCGGCGGCGAGAACGTCGTCGGCATCCGCGAGGCCATCGAGAACGCGAAGGCCGAGACCGGGCGCCCCAGCTTCATCGCGCTGCGCACCGTCATCGGCTATCCCGCGCCGGAGAAGATGAACACCGGCGCGGCGCACGGCGCGGCACTCGGGGACGACGAGGTCGCCGAGGTCAAGAAGATCCTCGGCTTCGACCCGGAGAAGTCGTTCCAGATCGAGGACGAGGTCCTCGCGCACGCCCGCCAGGTCAAGGACCGCGGCCACCAGGCCCACGAGGCCTGGACGAAGAAGTTCGACGACTGGGCGCAGGCCAACCCGGAGCGCCGCGAGCTCTTCGACCGCATGGCGAAGCGGGAGCTCCCGGCCGGCTGGGCGGACAAGCTGCCGACCTGGACCACCGACGACAAGCCGCTCGCCACCCGCAAGGCGCTGCAGAAGATCCTCGGTGCGGTGGGCCCGGAGCTCCCGGAGCTGTGGGGCGGCTCGGCCGACCTCGCCGAGAGCAACAACACGACGATCCCCGACTCGCCGTCGTTCGGTCCCTCCAGCGTGGAGACCAACAACTGGGGCCGGATGAACGAGTACGGCCGCGTGCTGCACTTCGGCGTCCGCGAGCACGCCATGGGCTCGATCCTCAACGGCATCGCCCTGCACGGCGGCACCCGCGTGTTCGGTGGCACCTTCCTCATCTTCTCCGACTACATGCGGCCCCCGGTCCGCCTGGCGGCGCTGATGAACCTCAACACCACCTACATCTGGACCCACGACTCGATCGGCCTCGGCGAGGACGGCCCGACCCACCAGCCGATCGAGCAGCTCGCGAGCCTGCGCGCCATCCCGCGCATGTCCGTCGTCCGGCCCGCGGACCCGAACGAGACCGCGTACGCGTTCCGGGCGGTCCTCGACAACCCGACCGGCCCGGCCGGTCTCGCGCTCACCCGGCAGAACCTGCCGGTGCTCGAGGGCACCTCGGCCGAGGGCGTCGCGCGCGGCGGCTACGTGCTCGAGGACGCCTCCGGCGACCCGCAGGTGATCCTCGTGGCCACCGGCTCCGAGGTGCAGCTCGCGGTCGAGGCGCGGAAGACCCTCGAGGCCGACGGCGTTCCCACCCGTGTGGTCTCGATGCCCTGCCTCGACTGGTTCGAGAACCAGGACGCGGACTACCAGGAGAGCGTCATCCCCGCGGCCGTGACCGCCCGCGTCTCCGTCGAGGCCGGCGTGGCGCAGCCCTGGTACCGCCTGCTCGGGACGACGGGTGAGCCCGTGTCCATCGAGCACTTCGGTGCCAGCGCGGACTACGAGACCCTGTTCGAGAAGTTCGGTTTCACCGCCGAGGCCGTCGTCGACGCCGCCCGCCGCACCATCGCGCGCGCGTCGAAGTGA
- the tal gene encoding transaldolase: MSTTPLADLSAAGVSVWLDDLSRQRIMSGNLAELIEQKHVVGVTSNPSIFQAALADADHYAEQLDDLARRGASVEDAVREITTDDVRHACDIFRNVYTETAGKDGRVSLEVDPRSAHDTEKTVAEAVDLWKTVDRPNLMIKIPATPEGLPAITRVLAEGISVNVTLIFSVDRHRAVMDAFLAGMEQARSNGHDLSVMGSVASFFVSRVDSEVDKRLEAIGTDAALALRGTAAVANARLAYQAYLDTFSTERWATLKGAGATVQRPLWASTGVKNKAYPDTLYVTELVAPDTVNTMPEATLDAFADHGELHGDAVSGTADAAGEVFAALSDVGIDVDDVYQVLEDEGVDKFEKAWTELLETISEQLTRRSPEQS, encoded by the coding sequence ATGAGCACCACTCCCCTGGCCGACCTCTCGGCCGCCGGCGTCTCCGTCTGGCTCGACGACCTGTCCCGCCAGCGCATCATGAGCGGGAACCTGGCCGAGCTGATCGAGCAGAAGCACGTCGTCGGGGTCACGTCGAACCCGTCGATCTTCCAGGCCGCGCTCGCCGACGCCGACCACTACGCCGAGCAGCTCGACGACCTCGCCCGCCGGGGCGCGTCGGTCGAGGACGCCGTCCGCGAGATCACCACCGACGACGTGCGGCACGCCTGCGACATCTTCCGCAACGTCTACACCGAGACGGCGGGCAAGGACGGCCGCGTCTCGCTCGAGGTCGACCCGCGCAGCGCGCACGACACCGAGAAGACCGTCGCCGAGGCCGTCGACCTCTGGAAGACCGTCGACCGGCCCAACCTGATGATCAAGATCCCGGCCACCCCGGAGGGGCTGCCGGCGATCACCCGCGTGCTCGCGGAGGGCATCAGCGTCAACGTCACGCTGATCTTCTCGGTGGACCGCCACCGCGCCGTCATGGACGCGTTCCTCGCCGGCATGGAGCAGGCGCGCAGCAACGGGCACGACCTGTCGGTCATGGGCTCGGTCGCGTCCTTCTTCGTCTCGCGCGTGGACAGCGAGGTGGACAAGCGGCTCGAGGCCATCGGCACCGACGCGGCCCTCGCGCTGCGCGGGACGGCCGCCGTGGCCAACGCCCGGCTGGCCTACCAGGCCTACCTCGACACGTTCTCCACCGAGCGGTGGGCGACGCTCAAGGGCGCCGGCGCCACCGTCCAGCGTCCGCTCTGGGCGTCGACCGGCGTGAAGAACAAGGCGTACCCCGACACGCTGTACGTGACCGAGCTCGTCGCGCCCGACACCGTGAACACGATGCCGGAGGCCACCCTCGACGCCTTCGCCGACCACGGCGAGCTGCACGGCGACGCCGTGTCGGGCACCGCCGACGCCGCGGGCGAGGTGTTCGCCGCGCTCTCCGACGTGGGCATCGACGTCGACGACGTCTACCAGGTCCTCGAGGACGAGGGAGTCGACAAGTTCGAGAAGGCCTGGACCGAGCTCCTCGAGACCATCTCCGAGCAGCTCACCCGGCGCAGCCCGGAGCAGTCGTGA